Proteins encoded together in one Oncorhynchus nerka isolate Pitt River linkage group LG19, Oner_Uvic_2.0, whole genome shotgun sequence window:
- the LOC115147082 gene encoding claudin-4-like: MGMDFVYVVEMVEVVGIALGVMGLILTIVICALPTWIETTFITGNVTTTKVVLNGLWMCCLTLGTGQTWCEMDNSMCFFPDRWNFWGHVLGRAKAMILTAIILGVLGVMFSMVGAKCTDCIKDKTSQAKLIIIAGILFILAGILILIPVSMVARSIIRNSFEWVKAVLGASLYFGWVAAALLLIGGVTLCITVGVFGWMMGIFGWIASLVSCALSISLPFRFSPVPPFRDTWMLLMTTSISSILGALGVMGSIFGTRCCNCIKSNRTRVKARFIVGIFFILAGILQLTTEFVIVHYLITDVRLQLTYLVNFPPINWVIMLAELSSWSACMLLIGGTILCCSIFKRNQPDLTMTQSSSR, translated from the coding sequence ATGGGCATGGATTTTGTGTATGTCGTGGAAATGGTGGAGGTCGTGGGCATCGCACTGGGAGTCATGGGATTAATACTGACCATTGTGATCTGTGCTCTCCCCACCTGGATAGAGACAACCTTTATAACAGGTAACGTTACCACCACAAAGGTGGTCTTGAACGGCCTGTGGATGTGCTGTTTGACCCTAGGCACGGGTCAGACATGGTGTGAGATGGACAACTCCATGTGTTTTTTCCCCGATCGTTGGAACTTTTGGGGACATGTTCTGGGGCGTGCCAAAGCCATGATCCTCACTGCCATCATCCTGGGGGTTCTGGGGGTCATGTTCTCCATGGTTGGAGCCAAGTGCACCGACTGCATCAAAGACAAAACATCTCAGGCCAAGTTGATAATTATCGCTGGAATACTTTTCATCCTGGCCGGAATTCTCATCCTCATCCCTGTTTCCATGGTAGCTAGATCAATTATCAGAAACTCCTTTGAATGGGTCAAAGCTGTGTTGGGGGCCTCGCTGTACTTCGGCTGGGTTGCGGCTGCCCTGCTCCTGATTGGAGGGGTCACACTGTGCATCACTGTGGGAGTCTTTGGGTGGATGATGGGAATCTTTGGATGGATAGCCTCCTTAGTGTCCTGTGCTCTCTCTATATCGCTCCCATTCCGTTTTTCTCCTGTGCCCCCCTTTAGGGACACATGGATGCTTCTGATGacaacctccatctcctccatcctgGGAGCTCTAGGCGTGATGGGGTCCATCTTTGGGACCAGGTGCTGTAACTGCATCAAGAGTAACAGGACCAGGGTCAAGGCCAGGTTCATTGTTGGAATATTCTTCATCCTGGCCGGTATCCTGCAGCTCACCACTGAATTTGTGATTGTCCATTACTTGATAACGGATGTCCGCCTGCAGCTCACATATCTCGTCAATTTTCCTCCAATCAACTGGGTTATTATGTTAGCTGAATTGAGTAGCTGGTCCGCCTGCATGCTCCTGATAGGAGGGACCATACTCTGCTGCTCCATATTCAAGAGGAACCAACCAGACTTAACAATGACCCAATCATCCTCCCGCTAA